The region TGGAGGGGATTATTTTGTACCTCTCTGGCTCGAAGACATGCCTCCCTCCCCTCAGGGGGTTCCGTTGTGCTGTCATGGGATCTGAAAACTGCTCGAGTCACAATCTGCAAGTGCCTCCTTGTGCCTCTACAAATAATAAGCTTGAACACAAGTGGGTGTGTGCAGTGCCTATAAAGTTGCCACGGAAAGCTTGGTGTGGGAGGGTGCACCACTGGGTTCCAGCTCTCTGCTCAGCTGTGCTGTTGTGATGGGTGAGTTATCTTCCCAGCCGCACGCTGCATTGAGGTGTGGTGCTGGGCTCAAACCAGACCTGACGGGGGTGAGTATACAAAGGCATAAGATGATTAGCAGGACAGCAGCCATGATCTTGCCTGGGCGGTGTGTGCTGCCAGGCACCCTGGTAGCAGAAGGGATGAAAGACCGAAGCACCAAATGGCACATATGCTTGGTGCCAGCCTGTACTTTCCCTGGGCTATGTATGCCCTGTATTCCCACATCCTGTCAAGGGACGTTAATGTGGAGACCTAGATTGCAGTTTGGTCCTTTCCCTTTCTGATCAATGCATGTGGCACATGTGGTTGCACAGGGGTCCTTCCCCAGGCATGATGGCATCTCCTAGTGTAAGGTGCGGTGTTTGCTGGTGGCCAGCACAGAAGCTTTGAGCTTGAGTCACTGTGTAGGCCCAGGAGACTTCCTTCTGTCTGTTTGGGAGCTGGCATCTGTGCAGTAGGACCAGTCCTTTGCATCTCGTTCCCTGCTAGCTGTCATTGGGCTGGAGTGGCTAATATAAAAAGACTTATGCATGATTACTTCAAAAAATCCCTGTTTCTTGTGATCCCTCCCCTCGGGAAACTACTACTACTGTGTAATTGTCCTCTCTTAGCTACTCTTGGGCTGCAGGTTCTGAGAACAGATCTGCAGGTCGCTGTCTGGTGCAGGGAAGGGTCTGACCAAGAAGGTGACAAAGCCATTTCTCACCGTCCTTCAGCCCTGCATGGGCAGAGCCTGCACTgaagctgcagctcccagcaccccgggacccccccgctcctgcctgtgccccaTGGCTCTGCCATCCTGGGACCCCAGGAGCCATGGGCAAGGGCAGATGGGGCTGCTCAGGGATCCTAATGGTGCTGGACCCTTTCCTCCACAGGGCTCCAGGCTGGAACAACCCGGCTCCATGGGGACCTTGTCCTCCTACCCACGGTGGTGGCGATGCTTCTCCTCTGCGCAAGTGCTGGCCCAGCAGTACCCACTGCCAGCCCCCGGGGTGGTGAGTATGGAGGGAGGGGGTGGGCGGCACTGGCTGGGCACCAGGGCACAGAGCAGGAAAGTCTCTCCCGAGAGCAGGGACTCTCAGGTCCGCTAAGTCTTAGGAAGGCCAGCATGCACCCAGGATGGTGCACAACACAAGAtctcctcacacacacacacccctggGCCGTGGCTTGTAAAGTAAGCAGCCTGACACCTGTCAAGCCATCCTCACTCCCTTTGTGGGTCTATGCtgaaaccaaggggtttctgccCAAACACTGTAACTTGGCAGGGTTCCTCTGTGGCAGGTGTCTTTTTACACTTCAGTTCTAGGAGAGAGCatcccagctttttttttttgagcccTTGTTGGATTAGGAGtattccttcctccctgcaaGACAGGTGTGCCCAAGAAGAACAGAATTTCATGGGCTGAATTGGAATTACCCATAGGAAATTGTCCCTCATCAGAcgcaaaacaagaaaaacattagGCAGCAAGTTAGTTTGGCAAGTAAGTCATGACAGATCAGTCCTGCCAGCAGATAAACTGCAACAAGCTGGCAGAAGCGATCCTTATGTGATCAAGGTAGAACTTAGCCTTCTTTTACAATACCATGATCACCAGAAAACCCATAAATTTTCATTACATATCCTCATCTAGTGGAGCATTTTGCACACTTCTGATCCTTGCAAGAAGGCTCCAAATGAAATAGCTAGTCATGAGAAATAGATCCTTGGGCACTTACTAGGGTGACTGTCTTAGAGACCTTGCACTGTGTTTGCACTGTGGATGAGCCAGTGGAAAAGCTACTCTATACTGTGAAGTAGACTGCAGAGAAAACCAGTCCTTTTTGTCCCGAGCCCTCACTCCCTTACAGGAGCTCCTTGTTGCCCTGACAGATTCATATGATCCTTCTCTCTCCCACCCCAACCTGTGTTTGCCATTGCTGCTGTTGCAGGGTTCCCCCCAGACTGCAGCCATCTCCGCAAGACCAGCCCCAGCGGGGTGTACGTCATCCAGCCGGCACATTCTCCTCCACGTGTGGTGTGGTGCGACATGGACACGGAAGGCAAAGGCTGGACTGTTGTCCAGAGAAACTCTCATGACACTGAACTCACATGGAAGCAATCCTGGACCACCTACAAGTATGGCTTTGGGAACGTGCAAGGTGATCACTGGCTGGGCACGGAGTACCTGCACCTGCTGACACAGCAAGGCACCTACAAAGTCCGCTTCGTCGTGCGGGATAAAGCCAATGTCACCCATTACGCTGAATACGACATCTTCAGGGTGGAGAGCGAGGCCAGTGGGTACCCGCTGCGGCTGGGCCGGTTTTCTGGTGATGGGGAGGACTATCTGACCATCTATCATCCTAAGAAAGGGGGCATACACGACAACATGAAGTTCAGCACAACTGATAAGGATCAGGACCAGTACAGTGGAAACTGCGCCAACAGCTACGGGGGCTGGTGGTATGACAGGTGCCAGAACGTCCTACTCAACGCCAAAAAACGCATTGTTTGGCCAGGATTCTGCGATAATGGCGACTGTACATCCTCCCTCATCCTGGTCAAGCCCACAGACGTGTGCTGACCGTGCCGCAGCGCCCAGCCTCCCGGGGGTTTCGGGGAGTGCCACCGTCCCCAGCTCAGTGCCCCGTCCCCCTGCCTGCCAACACCCCGTGCCAGCCCCGGTGCAGATCCTgcgcagctgcagctcctgcaccgTCATCAGCTGGAACACAGCGGCTCTGGGGCTCAGGAGCAATTGCCCGGAGCCCCGGGCATGCGGGCAGCTGTGCCCGGTGCCGCAGTGCTGGCCAGCACTGGGACGCAGGCACTGGTTTGGGGTGGGTGCCCCCACTCCTGTCCTGGGGAGACAGTGCACGTTCCCTCCCCTGCGCAGTCGGTGTGCCCCTGCTTTGTTCAGGCCCTGCTCCCCGCCCAGGCCCCATAGATccctcagctctgctgcccacgGTGGGAGAAATCAGCTGCAATAAACCCTGGAGCCAGACTTGCTGCCTCGTGTCTGCCTGCTGCAGTGACACATAAGTGTGTGGGGATCGCTCTGTTCTGCCTCTGGGCTGGTGGACCTGGGGGAAAGTAGGTatcatatagaatcatagaatgtcccaaGTTGGAAGCgatccacaaggatcactgagtccaattcctgtccctgcataggacaaccatGAAATACACACCAGTCTCTGGGGGTGTTATCCAAATGCTTCTtcaacactgtcaggcttggggccgtgacacctccctggggagcctgttcggtgtccagcacctctgggtcaagaaccttttcctcatgtcccactgaccctccttggcacatcttctgccgttccctgggctctgtcactgtcacagagcagagctcaccctgcccctcctgctcctgctgaggaacctgcagcccatgagctctgccctcagtctgctctgctccagctgaacaaacccagggactgcagccgctgctcatccggcttcccctccaaaccttcaCCAGCTTCGCAGCCTCCTGTGGACACTCTGCAGTAGctttgtctccttttctcctgtgtcccagccctgcacacagggaatgctgcaggtgaggccgccccagcgcagagcagagcgggacaatccccccctgcccggctggccgtgctgtgctgggtgcaccAGGACACggggccctcttggctgccaggggcattgttggctcatgttcaacttgctatCAACCAGaaaccccagatccctctccatggGACTGCTGTCCATCCTCTTGTTACCCAGTCTTTATGTTACATATATCGTGTAGGTCCTCTCCTGGGCAAGGAGACAAACCTACCCAAGGGATGCCAGTTCTCCCTGGGACATCCAGAACTCACCTCCCCCAGGGCTGGTGTGGTGGCTTCTGGTTTTAAGATGATTTGCTCAGGCACTGCTGTGTGAGGCCAGGTGTGGAGCTGATTCTGCTCCCAGGATGAGCTGGTGCAGAGCTGGAGTGGCATGCAGGGGTTTTatgctgaattttctttttttctgaaatatttcaatgtTCCATATTGAAAGGCCTGACAATTCTCCAAGCTGCTGACTGTCCCTATCATCAGCCTGTAACATGAGCTTTTCTCCCTTTGGTATGGTTGTTGTACACAGATGAGTACAGCAATTGTACCTACTTCTGC is a window of Columba livia isolate bColLiv1 breed racing homer chromosome 20, bColLiv1.pat.W.v2, whole genome shotgun sequence DNA encoding:
- the LOC102087106 gene encoding fibrinogen-like protein 1-like protein, with amino-acid sequence MGLQAGTTRLHGDLVLLPTVVAMLLLCASAGPAVPTASPRGGFPPDCSHLRKTSPSGVYVIQPAHSPPRVVWCDMDTEGKGWTVVQRNSHDTELTWKQSWTTYKYGFGNVQGDHWLGTEYLHLLTQQGTYKVRFVVRDKANVTHYAEYDIFRVESEASGYPLRLGRFSGDGEDYLTIYHPKKGGIHDNMKFSTTDKDQDQYSGNCANSYGGWWYDRCQNVLLNAKKRIVWPGFCDNGDCTSSLILVKPTDVC